DNA sequence from the Alosa sapidissima isolate fAloSap1 chromosome 13, fAloSap1.pri, whole genome shotgun sequence genome:
GCAGGAAACAGCCAGTCGCTTAGGTTGTTTGACGCTTGCTTTGTAAGTGATTTACCCAGCTAACTGTTCTTCTGCCCTTTGACATGGCCCGTTGCGCGCACATATATTTTGCATAGCTACAGTGGTTGCATTCAACATCGTTAGGCTATGGTTAGCCCAGCTATCTCTGTAGGTTGCTAGCCAGCTGCGTCAGACCAGGAAGTACTGCAGCTAGCTGCAAACACGTGCTCAGATATGTGGTGTTTCAGTGATGTTTCAGTATGTCAACTAATGCCACACTTGTGTTGATGTTGTGTCCGCAGAGAGACCTGAGTGTCCCAGTGTAAGTTCACATGATACGTTATGATATTCATGAGTGAGTCGTGTTGCCAGCAACATTGTATCTAACTTTACGCTGTACTCATTtagcaaaataaaaacatggtCTGGATCAGAAACAGATAAGTAAACTGGTAACTTTTCAACTTTAAAATTTGACTGATTGATCAGCCTCAGCTTGGTGAACATTTGAACTCGAAACAGACCAGACGAGAAGTAGCATATCGAAGGTAAAATAAGCTTATGCATTCTTTCTAACACAGAACATAAGTTATGTGGCTACGATTAGCGAACAGTTCAATTAGCATCTCGGCTTCTCTAAACCTgtttatttcactggctgacTCTGAAACATCACTTAAAGGTTTAAATATACGTTGGTGCTGTCTATTCGACAGTGGTGCTGGTTAGTTCAGAAATATGTGTGGTTTTTGTTCTTTTAGTTTAAGCATGTGCGCTGCATGGTCGAGGAGTGAATCacaccgtatgtgtgtgtgtgtgtgtgtgtgtgtgtgtgtgtcactcggCCTTGTGTCTGGGGCCATGTGCTATGCTTCTTTTTGAGAGGCAGGAGGGAAAAGCTTGTGTGTTCTCATGTGCTGGTTCTTGTGTTTTCAGATGATGGATCCTGGACAGGATTTGCTTTTGGCGGCCCTGAGCGAAAGTGGAATCTGCCCAAATGACCTTTTTGACCTCGACCCACAGGACACGGTTCCACCCCCTGTGCCTCAACAGGTATGCAGTGATGATGCAAAAGATGTTGCTGAAGAACATGTGTCGTTTTCTGTGAAGTACTTCCATGTCTAGCCCGTTTATCCCTTAACCATTTTGTCCACGCTAGTTGACTGCTGCCTACAGCACCAACAAGTGATTTTAACAGTTGATGTAGGGATTTGTTTTTCAAGAGGTATTTACTAAATGTACGGTGTCTGTTTTGCATGTACTTGCAGTCGGTATCCGTCAGTGCACTGGATGGAGTTAGTCTGGCAGCTGAGGCCGCTGGAATCGTGCGGCTGGAGCCTGGTCAATCTCCCACGCCTgtgcccaccaccaccccaacaaTCACCATCAGAGTAAGAGATGCACTGCCACTTGTTaagaaaaattattttttttcagcaaTTTTATGGGAGGGGGAGCTGGCTAAATTTTGTCAACGGAACCATATAACCTtggttaaaggagaaatctgctGATTTTTGACATGGATGTCTGTTTCTCGTGGTCACAAGTACTGTTGGTGccaaaaaaaaacgaaaacaatTGGTTTTCGTACCGTACAGTTCCGTACCAacagtactctgtgacctcgagaaacggagatctatgtgaaaaattgacggatttctcctttaaaggcCTTTGACACAATAGTGGATTTCAAACTGTTTAGTTCTGGAAGAGACTCCTGTTCATGCACTCTTGTTTAAGATGCTCATGCACACAGTTTTGTTAGACATGCGATATTTAAGTGACGAGTGCATAGCATTTCAAACTTGCTGATGACTGCAACGTCCCTAAACCTCCACAGCAGAAGCCACAGCCGTCGACCACAACGTTCGTCTTAAACCAACTCAACCAGCTGCCCTCACTTGGCACCATCGTGGTCACCAAGCCCGCCTCGGGCTCCACCGGCCGGCAGACCATCACGGTGACGAAGGTGGTACATGCGCGTGGGATGAGCCCGGCAGCCGTGGTAGCCTCTTCGTCGCCCGTGTGCTCGGTTGTGCCCCCTGGCCGGGAACAGGTGAAGCTGAAGGACCTGCTGAAGCCGGGGGCCCTGAAGACCAGCAGCCTGGGGGAACTAATGAAGCTCAAGCCACCGGCCGACATTGCCCCGCCTGTTGCCACGGCCACAGCCGCCAGTGAGTGAGGTttttgccctgtgtgtgtgcactgtattTGGTTTTGTGTTTGAGTGAATTTGAgtctttttgtgtgtctgtgtttgtttcctctttcaaCTGCTGGGTTgtgaattggtgtgtgtgtgtctgctttcaACTGCTGGGTTatgaattggtgtgtgtgtgtgcttccccttACAACTGCTGATAACCTTTGTAGGGGCTCTGATAAGCAGCAGAATTGAATTGTTTCTTCCTTTGAATTGGGAATTATTTATAAAATGCTTGTTTGAGTGTCTAGAATGCAGTCTGTTTTAATGGCTCTATCGGGCCTCCTCCATGTTATTGTGAACTTCTCTCAACAAAGTGGAATGATTTTCCCTCTTGCAGAAATAATTGTGGTCTCTTCCAAGATGATGAGTAGAGCAGGTATTAGTAGTTTCTTCTCCTAACGCATTGAACGGGTTCTGGTGGAGTGTTCTATTCTGTTGTCTGGTGGCTGGGTTTTAAGTGTGCACTTGTcggtttttttaattttttggtGACTGGTTTACTGGTGCTCTCATTAAGCTCTTCTTCCCACAGCGGAGTTGAACAATGGCGTGAAGAAAGAGGTGACCAGCAAAGACGTGGCCAGAATCTGGGTGAACGAAGACCTGAAGATGCGGAGTTTTTCCCCCACTAATGTAAGCTGCTCTCTGCCTGTGGTAACCAACTATGGTGCTGTTCATCTCAATACACAAGTACCACTGAAAAGTTCATGAGTTTACCATAGTAAAGCTCGCTGTAGAGTGCAGAACAACAACCTcggtaatttttttttaaataggttTGTCACATCTGTAGCCATCATTCTTCTGAGTGTTGTTTCATCTATGTTGTGCTTTTCATCTGTGTGTCTCTAGATACCACACATTAAAGATGAAGAGGAaccagaggaagaggaagaagaggaaatgGGCCATGCAGAGACGTATGCGGAGTACATGCCAATGAAACGTGAGCACAAGCGCACTCAACACATGCATTTTTGAAGGGTATTTTTAGTCACGAGTGGGCTTTTCAGTTGACATTCAGCCCCTTAGATGGGTGCTCCACGGGCCTGTCAGAGTCTGTTTCGGAAGAAAGAGGCAGCTTCTGCCAGAGAAGCTGTGAGGAAATAAAGAAGTCTAATATCACAGTGGCTTCTGGAGCTAGGAAAGTTTTATCATAGGGTGGAATCACAATCAAAAGGGGctgtggggggcgggggtgttGTGGCTCAAGCAGGCAGCAGCATCCATGCGGTCGAAGGGTCGATATTCGGGTCGAAGTGCCTGTGGGGAACCAGGTTCCTACCCTCAGTCTTTTCTCGGATCCTAGCCCATCTCTTTTCGCTCTCTGTCACACTCAGCTGTCCTGTCAACCTAAAGACaaagcagccgtggcctactggttaggactTCGGacttcgaaccccgaccagtaggaacggctgaagtgcccttgagcaaggtacctaacccctcactgctccccgagcgccactgtagcaggcagctcactgcgtcgggattagtgtgtgattcacctcactgtgtgttcactgtgtgctgagcgtgtttcattaattcatggattgggataaatgcagagaccaaatttccctcacgggatcaaaagagtgtatatacttATCTATACAAACATGTTCAAAAAGAGAAGATTGTTAGTGGATGATGGAATGTAATCTGTTTTTTTCCTCCTGCAGTGAAGACTGGCTTGCGGCACCCTGACCCGGTGGTGGAGACCAGCTCACTGTCCAGCGTTAACCCGCCAGACGTGTGGTACCGCATGGCTGTCCCAGAGGAGATCATCGACCGCGGCTGGCTTTCTGCCCTGCAGCTAGAGGCCATCACTTACGCCAGCCAGGTAGGACAAGAATGTCAGACCACCCAGGTGCTCTTACCTGGAAAAGTCCACAGTCAGTTTGCTGTCGGTCCACATGCAGACAGTTAAACGTGTCGCATGTAAATGCTCACCCTGCATGTATTACAGCAGTAGTGACTAGGCTGGAACAACTGAACTGATCATTTGTCATCAGCTGGTAGAGCTTAAAATCTAAATATTCCTGTATATTTGAGATCAGTTTGATTTTGCTAAGGAGGATGTCTTGCCTTGTAGCAGATCCAACTGTCTAACCTAATGTAAAATTGATTGGAGTGTATAGAACTGAATTGTGATGTGCGTGTTTTGGCCTCTGCCGTCAACAGCAACACGAGACATTCCTTCCCAACCAAGACCGAGCGGCCTATCTGATTGGGGACGGGGCTGGAGTGGGCAAAGGCCGAACCATCGCTGGAGTCATTTACGAGAACTACCTACTGGGGAGGAAACGTTCCCTCTGGTAAGAGCTCTGTGTTGCTGTTTTCTTCCCTACTGCCTTACTGACCTCTCCGGAAATTGTTTTATTTACAGAGCTATTCTATGCCTTCTTGGTTTATGTTGCGATCCTCAGGTTCAGCGTCTCCAACGACCTGAAGTATGATGCAGAGAGGGATCTGCGGGATATTGGCGCCAAGAACATTCAAGTCCACTCACTGAACAAGGTGAAAAGAGTAGCCATGAGCATTACAGTAGTCGTAAGGGAGCAGCGTCCACATCTATAAACTATAATAAATGCAATCAGTGGAAAAGGTTGACCCTTGGGGCTTTATTCTTTGATTGACATGAAGGTCAGAATGTGGCATTACTAAAGGGtttccattttgtttgtttgtttgtttgtttgttttttggagcGTGAACTCGTTGTTTCTGAATCTTGCCTGTTCTGAGGACCTGAGTCCAACTAGGGTTGAAAATGCTTTCCTTTCTCTAAGTCTTAACACTTCACCAGTTGCTGCTTATGACTCATGTTCCAACCCACTCCTGACAATGCAGTCTCTCACTCCCACACATGCCTACACAacttacttatttatttgtattttgtctGCTTTCTTTTTCCAGTTTAAATACGGGAAGATCTCCTCGAAACACAACGGCAGTGTTAAGAAAGGAGTGATCTTTGCCACCTACTCTTCCCTCATTGGAGAGAGCCAGTCGGGGGGGAAGTACAAGACTCGATTTAAGCAGCTACTGCACTGGTGTGGTGATGACTTTGACGGAGTTGTATCCTTTTAATCAGTAAACACACTTGGCTGTAGGAAAGTAACACCTTTGCAGTAAACAAAGGAAGTGCCTAATCTTTCTCTGTGCGTAACCCTCCTCCATAAAAATTATTACTTCCAGGATATTCCTTGAGGAGTCAATGTTTAGATATGTTTGTTTAGCTGTTTCGTAACATGCCCTTCTGCTGCACTTAATCAGTGTTGTCTAGCTTTGCCAGAAGCACGCATTGCTGCAAAGATGTTTGAAAGCTGTCAAATCTAAAGGTTACCATGACCTTCCAGTTATGTAGTAAATTAGGAGTTATATTGGTTCACATAAGATCTGTCATGaattaataaatatttttaagttTGACATTCTGTTTAGAATTCATTCTGAGTCTTAGGAACATGTCATCAGTATCATGTATGCATTTGTGGGTTCTTCCCTTGACTGTTCCTGTCAGATTGTATTCGATGAGTGTCACAAAGCCAAAAATGTTTGCCCGATTGGGTCTTCAAAACCCACAAAGACCGGTTTGGCTGTGCTGGAGCTACAGAACAAATTGCCCAAAGCCCGGGTGGTGTATGCCAGCGCCACAGGTAAAGTGACATACAGAAATGCCACATCAGAAtgttggagacacacacacacacacacacacatatatatgcaaaTAGTTCCCGGTCCCATTAGCTGTTCAATGTTGTAATCTGCATTACAGGTGCATCGGAGCCACGGAACATGGCCTACATGAACCGCCTTGGTATCTGGGGTGAAGGAACGCCCTTCAGGGAATTCACCAACTTTATTCAGGCAGTGGAGAGACGGTATGTGGCTCTCGGTCAGCAGTAACAGCTTTAGGTCTTGAGCACTTCGGTTGGGTGTGTAGGGAACAATAGCAGGAATCTGACCAAATTAGAACCCACCTTTCAGGAAAAACAAAGATCTGCCtgctttacatttacatttattcattaatcagctctggccattaaatagccttacggtaccgatccacttgcacgacacttcattttgtcgtgtcgcatagatgtcgcgctgcctccccacgttcagtcgtgtgtgggcgttttgtttaaaatgtcagttaccagctcatactcagttcgttttaacgtatcttaagtgtttttccacaaataccacaattttaggcatgtacttaacagtatacaacacattaatagcctaaacaaactatgcaagccatttggaaatcttgttttatttaaactactcaatgcaatctcaaatccttaccagaaacaccaacagtcaataAATTAAGccaaatcctagtttcgtttgttttatggactactaggtggtcgtgaaagagatcgttaaaacattatttgtcttgtaagcggaaccaaagtttcacaggcaccgttgtggtagaacaaaggacctacaacctcgtcctttcattggagagtcgcctcgcgttcaacggattcatttgcataaagatgggctTCGGATCGGTACTGTTAGTTGcagaaatggccttaaattaaacaaacaaacaaacattcatTCATCAGACGCTTTTCCAAATCTACTCAATTAAGCTTTGCTTTATATGCCTCTGTGTATGAGGGAAGTGCTTGTTGTTGTTTACCATAGTTTATATGTGTATCTCATTTGAATTTATTGGTTTTTGATCTATTCAATCCTCAGGGGTGTGGGAGCCATGGAGATTGTTGCCATGGACATGAAGTTGAGAGGGATGTACATTGCACGGCAGCTGAGCTTTCAGGGTGTGACATTTAAAATTGAAGAAGTCCCTTTATCTAACGACTACATCAAGATGTACAACAAGGCAGTGCGGCTGGTATGTACAGATGTTGAATGCCCTTTTGTAAATCCTCATAATGTGTTAGGAGGTCCCTCATCGACAAGCAGCGTGTTAGGTCAAGTGCGGTGGCTGATTTGAGGGTGGGGCTATGTCTTCATAAAATTGCTGGCTTTGCCGTACATGGCAAAAGTTAACCGGTGGTTTAAAAAAATCCCGCTTCGGAACCCGGTTACAGCCTCCTAAAATGCCAGGATTGTGTAGATGCAAGGCCTAACCGATAAAATAAATCccccagtttaaaaaaaaaaaaaaaacagcgttgTGTAGACAGGCCCTTGATGAGGTTTCTAAAGAGGTGGCTGTGTGCATATCCCCCTCCTTCATGAGTTGACCACTGCTACAGAGAACAGAGTTCATGTGATTGTCATATCCTGTGTGCACACCTTTTTATCAGTGAGGTCACTGTCACTCTTAGTGATAaaagtgcctgtctgtctgtcagtcccCGCCACACACGAGgttatgtttgttttgtagGTAGTCGAATTGGGTATATCATGGTTTCTTCCTATGATGGTCTGTGTGTCGTGATGGTGGTTGTGTTTAGATTCATTGCTGTTATTAAGGTTGTCCATTTTTCTGCTGTAATTTACATTTATGTAGCTGACACTTTTATTCAAAGTGATTTACAACAATTGAGGTACAATAAAGATGCAATAAAGTTACAGTGCCACTAGGATATTGTTAGATAGAGTAATCCTTACTTAAGCATTTATTCCCCCCCTGCGTGTCTCAGTGGGTAAGCGCCCGAGAGAAGTTCCAGGCGGCAGCCAACCTGATGGACGCAGAGCAGCGCATGAAGAAATCCATGTGGGGCCAGTTCTGGTCTGCGCACCAGCGCTTCTTCAAGTACCTGTGCATCGCCTCCAAGGTGCGCCGAGTCGTGCAGCTCGCCAGAGAGGAGGTCAAGAATGGAAAGGTGAGTGTTCTGTTGAATGTGGGTGAATGCACATGCCAATGAACATGTGCGACTGTGTTATGGTGGTTTAAACAGAAGTTGGACCATGTAGTACAGCGGTTAAGCCCTCAAATCAAGGGGAATTGTGCACTTTTTGAAAGAAACATGAAACTTCTACCATAGTTAGGTTATACCATAAGGTTTATTTTCAGATTGGGAGGGAAGTcaaatttgacctctgaggcccgggagaggtcaaatccaagatggccgccaacaATATTCAAAAGTGCCTCACGTTGGAACCAAATACAGTAGAAAAACACTTAAGGTGTCATTTCCCACTAACCTTTGGGTGCCCATTCTGTATCTGATAACTTTGAAACCACCAGAGTTCAAGAAAATGCATTTATGTAAaggtcaaggtaaacaaaacatcaaaatattcattttttatGTACCCTATGTACCCCAATTCATTTCTTTGTTGTCCCTGTATTAAGTTATTATTAGTGCGCAAAGAGATCCTTAAttcatctttctcttttgaCGGGTCATTCAAAGAAAACTGCCAGCAGAGGGCTGTGCCACCATCTCTCTTGGCCTTTATCAACATGGTACTTGATGGTACAAACATTGAGCATCAGTCCACCACAAAACCTGCCCTAACAATCTCCCAATTGATAGTCTTAACAGTAAGAAGTAATTAATTAAGTAGTAATTAAAGACACAGCCTTATATTAACATGCTAGCTACAAATGTGTTCAATCCCGGTTGACCGgctatttaaagggacaccaggcaagcctgctgctttttctctacgaaactccccctcgctcggtctgaagctcttttccttttctttgcgtcttccgtcaagggttttcgctgcttcttcaccggctctgccattatacacacgttttcaacaatctctagcgtttcgttagcctgcctgcttcggtcggcgggtagggtgcactgaacttgcaagcgggatattcttccgaCAGGCAATAGGggtgggcgagagagtcttcactcaccctgtaacgagtcatttaaccatataccgatttAGGAAGATGactaattaacacgaaaacgttgcctggtgtccctttaactaggCTACTCTGTTAACATTACCTATTTCAGCCATAGCAAATTTCACATTACCAAGCTGACATATCTACAATATACTCTGTTCAATTATTAAACTAGCTTCAGCTCACATAAATGTTCCAGACTATCTTCTAGTTTAGCTAGGataattattttgatcaatgtCCATGATTTTTAACTCAAaagcgaactaccaaggaaaACTCCTTCCTGGCTATGGTTAAATTAATTTGCAACaaataatattatgtaattatgtaatAATATTGTTTGTTCATAGTCAATCTGTTTACATGTTAGAATATGTCGGTTGAAGTGCTCTCTACATTGTGCGTACTGTGGCCTGTAACAACAACTCTTTAAAACAGGCTTTTTTTTAACCAGCGGTGGTATGGCAGGTGGTCTGTGAAAATGGTCTAGGGGGGGTCACCTGTGGATAATTCTGTGCTGTGAAGAAATGAAATTAGCCACACATCTCATGAAATAACAactaataactgaataatacaGGGACAACAAAGAAATGAATTGGGGTACATAGGGTACataaaaaatgaatattttgatgttttgtttaccttgaccaTTACATAAATGCATTTTCTTGAACTCTGGTGGTTTCAAAGTTATCAGATACAGAATGGGCACCCAAAAGTTAGTGGGAAATGACACCTTAAGTGTTTTTCTACTGTGTTTGGTTCCAATGTGAGGCACTTTTGAATAttattggcggccatcttggatttgacctctcccgggcctcagaggtcaaatttgACTTCTCCCAATCTGAAAATAAACCTCATGGTATAACCTAACTATGGTAGAAGTTTCATGTTTCTTTCAAAAAGTGCACAATTTTCATGGTTACCCACTGTACTAATGCTGTGCATCTTATTTAAAACTTTACAATACTGATTTAATTTTAGAATTAAAGACAAGTGACAACATTGTTCATATTCTTAACGTATTTAGAAATGTTTATTCTTTTTATTTGTGACCATCCAATAAACTGTATAGTTTATGTAAATACTTAACCTCCTTCATATTTTGTTGAGCATTGGGAAGAAGGTGGGTCACAAATCCtgaggtgatttttttttttttctttttttttttacacctgAGGCAATTCTGAAGAATCTCTATGCAACATTGGCCAACCTATAAGCTAAGCTTACCTAAgacaggaaggtgtgtgtgtgtgtgtgtgtgtgtgtgtgtgtgtctgtctctgtgtgtgtgtgtgtctgtctctgtgtgtgtgtgtgtctgtctgtctctgtctgtctgtgtctgtctctgtctgtgtgtgtgtccactagtTAATCTTTCTGCCCCTGCTGCTCCACAGTGTGTTGTGATCGGTCTCCAGTCGACAGGAGAGGCCAGAACACTGGAGGCCCTggaggagggaggtggagagctCAACGACTTTGTGTCCACTGCTAAGTGAGTGCCCTCACTGCCTCTCCTCTGCTACTCCTCAAACTTCAACTGAACTGAACTCCTGACTTGACTTTAAGACGGAGCTCTTGGATATACTGTGATTGCATGTACAAACAGAACACCACCATATTGCGAAACCTGTGAGGAATTGCAATAATGAGCTCAACACCTTAATCTCAGTCAGAATCCTTCAGGTAATAGATGTAAAGTTTTTAAATCAAGGACCGCACTCAAAAATACtttaaacagtttttttttaatctcatcACTTCGGGCCAGACGCCCTTCAGCCTACAGTGGCACAGTCCTTGAATTACCTAGAGAAAAATCGGGGTGTGGTACAACATTCCATTACAAAAAAGAAGCATAAGACAAATTTTATAGCTTCATAAAACAATATCCAGCTTTAGCTGCTGGAAAAAGAGATGAATACATGTAACGTGTATGAATTAACTGCTGGTTAGGTATGAATAAATTGATTAAGGAAATCAAAAGGAGTCATTATAACCAGTCATTATAACCACAATAGGTCCATAATGGAGAGCTGTAATGGGGCCGCTGTATTAGGTATGTTTATTCATTCTCTGTGACTGTTTCCTGGCAGGGGTGTGTTCCAGTCTCTGGTGGAGAAGCACTTTCCTGCCCCTGACAGACAGAAGCTCTTTAGCTTGCTGGGTATCGATCTACCCTCCAAGAAACCCACCGCAGCAAACAACAACGCCCAGGACCAGAAGAGCACCAAGAGAAAAGGTGTGTGTCACGGTCTTGTTACTGTTGCTTGTACTTGGTTCTCAGAACCCTGCAAAGCAAAGTTTTGTAGGTTTAGGAGGTTTTAGACAAAGGTTATTGGTTGTCCTGAAGGTTTTCAAGGTCACCTGAGCACACATGGCTTTGGCTTGTCAGTGAGGATTGGTGGAAGTAAGGGTGATTTTAGTTGGTGTCTGCTTTGAGTTGATTCAGTGATTGCTCGATGATTCAGTAAAGCACATTACTAACATGCTAATATAGGAACCAATATGCGGTCTGCTGATGGACTGTACCCTGAAAATGTATTGCTTGTAGATAATGTGGAAGTTGGTTTTATTTGTGGTTGTACACTGTGTGCATGCTGATAGTTTGGTTTATTAGCTGTTTAGTTTATTAGGTGTGTGCAGTGGCTAACAGGAGATTTTTCCTGTCCTCCTTTACAGGTCAGGAGATCAAGAAGGAGACAAAGAGGAAACGGCGGTCAGGAGGGCTGTCTGGAAGCAGCTCTGAAGAGAGCCAATCGGACGAGTCGGACCAGGACGCCGAGAGTGACGACAGCTTTAAGTCGGTCAGCTCCGGCGAGGAGGAAGACGACTTCAACCCTTTCAGGGACGAGTCCAGCGAGGATGACGAGGGTGGTGAGTAATTAACAGCGAAAGAGTCAAAGAGGAACAGTCTCAACGGGACTAAGGactaagaattttttttttccccactcaCACTCCATTCGTCTCCCCAGATCCCTGGCTCATTCGGAAAGACTCCAAGAAAGGCAAAGAGAAGaaggggaagaagaagaagaagaagagcatCGACCCGGACTCCATTCAGAGTGCCTTGCTGGCGTCTGGTCTGGGCTCCACCAGGCCCGCCTTCACCACGCCCGTAGCCAAAGTGCCTGCCGCCGTCACCCCAGCAGGTGGGTTGACGTAGCCCTCGACATCAGGATCACAACACTTCTCATCGCATTTGTTAAAGAACCGTATAGCCGCTTAGTCGTCATGTATGTATTAGTGTGCTAGTCCGGTACTGCAAAAGGAAGTTTGGCCTATTTCACCCTGTTTGTGTTTTAGGTCCAAAGTTTTTCTTTGAAAGCGTATCCTCAGGTTCCTCAGGGTTTTGTAGGTAAGGTGGCAGAAGCAGAAAATATTCAGAAATATTTCGGATTTCAGGCAAGTGAGTTTAACCAAGAGCAAGTAATAAGCAGAGCATGGCTCTCAATTCATACCGTGATACGCATATCACACAACGTAAACCACACATGCCTTCACATTAATTTTTAATCCTTGCTTGCTCCCTCCGTCCGATGTCAGCGCATCTCTTATTATAGGCTACGACGGGATCCGTGAATTTTGTTCATGTAATTTAcagaactaggcctacatgtgtaCAACCTACAATGTGCATATGCGTTTCAAGACACAACACTTAAAACGAGTGAACAATaattaaaatgtagcctacgcGTCAGTGTTTTACTTATCAACGAATAACCAAATGACTGAACTCATGGACGAGAAGCAGAGCCAGAGTGGCTGCAGTCATTAGATAGTAAGTGGCATCGCAGATGTGCAACTGGACGTTTATGTTTGAGATCTCATTCGTGGTCATGGTCCTGATAACTAACTGGCTATTCGTCTCCTTGACCAGCTAAGACGGAGAGTGATGGCTGCATGACCAGCCAGGACGCAGTGGAGGACGCCCAGCAGATGAAGCGCCACCTactggaggagctggagaagcTCTCGGAGCAGCTGCCCCCCAACACGCTGGACGAGCTCATCGACGAGCTCGGGGGCCCTGAGAATGTGGCTGAGGTCAGTAgtgggatacacacacacacacaccacggtaTATTATTG
Encoded proteins:
- the sbno1 gene encoding protein strawberry notch homolog 1 isoform X2, whose product is MMDPGQDLLLAALSESGICPNDLFDLDPQDTVPPPVPQQSVSVSALDGVSLAAEAAGIVRLEPGQSPTPVPTTTPTITIRQKPQPSTTTFVLNQLNQLPSLGTIVVTKPASGSTGRQTITVTKVVHARGMSPAAVVASSSPVCSVVPPGREQVKLKDLLKPGALKTSSLGELMKLKPPADIAPPVATATAAKIIVVSSKMMSRAAELNNGVKKEVTSKDVARIWVNEDLKMRSFSPTNIPHIKDEEEPEEEEEEEMGHAETYAEYMPMKLKTGLRHPDPVVETSSLSSVNPPDVWYRMAVPEEIIDRGWLSALQLEAITYASQQHETFLPNQDRAAYLIGDGAGVGKGRTIAGVIYENYLLGRKRSLWFSVSNDLKYDAERDLRDIGAKNIQVHSLNKFKYGKISSKHNGSVKKGVIFATYSSLIGESQSGGKYKTRFKQLLHWCGDDFDGVIVFDECHKAKNVCPIGSSKPTKTGLAVLELQNKLPKARVVYASATGASEPRNMAYMNRLGIWGEGTPFREFTNFIQAVERRGVGAMEIVAMDMKLRGMYIARQLSFQGVTFKIEEVPLSNDYIKMYNKAVRLWVSAREKFQAAANLMDAEQRMKKSMWGQFWSAHQRFFKYLCIASKVRRVVQLAREEVKNGKCVVIGLQSTGEARTLEALEEGGGELNDFVSTAKGVFQSLVEKHFPAPDRQKLFSLLGIDLPSKKPTAANNNAQDQKSTKRKGQEIKKETKRKRRSGGLSGSSSEESQSDESDQDAESDDSFKSVSSGEEEDDFNPFRDESSEDDEGDPWLIRKDSKKGKEKKGKKKKKKSIDPDSIQSALLASGLGSTRPAFTTPVAKVPAAVTPAAKTESDGCMTSQDAVEDAQQMKRHLLEELEKLSEQLPPNTLDELIDELGGPENVAEMTGRKGRVVSNDDGSISYESRSELDVPVEILNLTEKQRFMDGEKNIAIISEAASSGISLQADRRVKNQRRRVHMTLELPWSADRAIQQFGRTHRSNQVTAPEYVFLISELAGEQRFASIVAKRLESLGALTHGDRRATETRDLSRFNFDNKYGRNALEIVMKSIVNLDSPLVSPPSEFEGDFFKEIRNGLIGVGLINVEDRSGILTLDKDYNNIGKFLNRILGMAVQQQNALFQYFAETLTAVIQNAKKNGRYDMGILDLGSGDEKVKKVDMKKFLTPGYSTSGHVELYTVSVERGMSWEDATHIWAEHNGADDGFYVQVRNNKKTALLVTEVNTKKRLFLVYRPNTGKQLKQESYADVRKKCKKVLSDDAKQHWIDQYNSSAEICAHAYWRGNCKKASAGLQCEIGLRCRTYYVLCGSVLSVWTKVEGVLASVSGTNVKMQIVRLRTEDGQRIVGLLIPANCVSPLTNLLSSSDQSQQLAVQQQQMWQQLHPQSLSHSANT